One stretch of Brachyhypopomus gauderio isolate BG-103 chromosome 10, BGAUD_0.2, whole genome shotgun sequence DNA includes these proteins:
- the crebzf gene encoding uncharacterized protein crebzf: MITRKRGRNGSNGVGAMCSSPSQDCDQGLKLGSESEIHTQTSPESDSNDWGLEDLLNSDINWTFDNDLLTPFADIGMQDLNTEDETDRASNVSISYNRGSNERQKLQDLSGRIINKNAMAARMNRLKKKQYLSGLEQHVGSLTSENRLLKQENSSLNKRVEELESETRYLRAVLANESMLAQLLSRLSGVNGMKFSSSLFQESNENDHDYALPRKKMKVEDRDAAGGVCLHVDKDHVSVEFCTKCAESASSSHKIFLLGAWSAMRDEWVSENIHDNMNPCGCAVGKAEESGPAACIMAW, translated from the exons ATGATCACAAGAAAAAGAGGAAGAAACGGCAGTAACGGCGTGGGCGCCATGTGTTCAAGTCCTTCACAGGATTGTGACCAAGGCTTAAAACTTGGTTCTGAAAgcgaaatacacacacaaacatcaccagAAAGCGATTCGAACGACTGGGGCCTAGAAGACCTTCTTAATTCAGACATCAACTGGACATTTGACAACGATTTGCTCACTCCTTTCGCAGACATCGGAATGCAAGATCTAAACACCGAAGATGAGACGGATCGGGCATCTAATGTCTCAATTTCCTACAACAGAGGCTCAAACGAGAGGCAGAAACTGCAAGACCTTTCTGGTCGCATCATCAATAAGAATGCAATGGCAGCCAGAATGAACCGGCTAAAGAAGAAACAGTATTTGAGTGGCTTAGAGCAGCATGTTGGTTCTCTGACGTCTGAAAACCGACTTCTCAAGCAGGAAAACAGCAGCCTGAACAAAAGAGTGGAGGAGCTGGAGAGTGAGACTAGGTACTTGAGGGCTGTGTTGGCCAATGAGAGCATGTTGGCTCAGCTGTTGTCCAGGTTGAGCGGTGTGAACGGCATGAAATTCTCCTCCTCGCTTTTCCAGGAGTCCAACGAGAATGACCATGATTATGCATTACCACGAAAGAAAATGAAGGTGGAGGACAGAGATGCAGCAGGTGGTGTCTGCCTGCATGTGGACAAAGACCACGTCTCTGTGGAATTCTGCACTAAGTGTGCAGAGAGTGCGAGCTCATCACACAAAAT TTTTCTTCTAGGTGCTTGGTCTGCCATGCGGGATGAGTGGGTCTCAGAAAACATCCATGACAACATGAATCCATG TGGATGTGCTGTGGGGAAAGCTGAAGAATCGGGACCAGCAGCTTGCATCATGGCCTGGTAA